In one window of Opitutus sp. GAS368 DNA:
- a CDS encoding 3-methyladenine DNA glycosylase, producing MVAAVSRLVLPEAAWRERRAAHEQRVRAWTDPHQARTARGEKHPVHDFLFEYYRFRPSWLKRWHPGPDVVLRGDTAREFLRWPEYHEADGGVALNVAAFDPARRDSLAWILNLLRLTAERPPAFGCFGLHEWAMVYRQSPEEIRHNAWPLRFPPDELARIVEAQPVRCSHFDAFRFFTAPARPLNRLQPERATGPQFEQRGCLHANMDLYKWAFKLAPFTPAELIADCFALARDIREVDMRASPYDLEKLGFAPIRIETPEGRAEYETLQRDFAARSQPLRVRLVVLCERLLAP from the coding sequence ATGGTCGCCGCCGTCTCCCGCCTCGTCCTCCCCGAAGCCGCGTGGCGCGAGCGCCGCGCCGCCCACGAGCAGCGCGTCCGCGCGTGGACCGATCCCCACCAAGCCCGCACCGCCCGCGGCGAGAAGCACCCGGTCCATGATTTCCTCTTTGAATACTACCGCTTCCGGCCGTCGTGGTTGAAGCGCTGGCACCCGGGCCCCGACGTCGTGCTGCGGGGCGACACGGCGCGCGAATTCCTGCGCTGGCCGGAATACCATGAGGCCGACGGCGGCGTGGCGCTGAACGTCGCCGCGTTCGACCCGGCGCGCCGCGACAGCCTGGCGTGGATCTTGAATCTTCTGCGTCTTACCGCGGAGCGCCCGCCGGCCTTCGGCTGCTTCGGCCTGCACGAGTGGGCGATGGTCTATCGCCAGTCGCCGGAGGAGATCCGGCACAACGCCTGGCCGCTGCGCTTCCCGCCGGACGAGCTGGCGCGGATCGTCGAGGCCCAGCCGGTGCGCTGCTCGCACTTCGACGCCTTCCGCTTCTTCACCGCACCGGCGCGCCCGCTCAACCGCCTGCAGCCCGAGCGCGCCACCGGGCCGCAGTTCGAGCAGCGCGGCTGCCTGCACGCCAACATGGATCTCTACAAGTGGGCGTTCAAACTCGCGCCGTTCACGCCGGCGGAACTCATCGCCGACTGCTTCGCCCTGGCCCGCGACATCCGCGAGGTGGACATGCGCGCCAGCCCCTACGACCTCGAGAAACTCGGCTTCGCGCCCATCCGCATCGAGACCCCCGAGGGCCGCGCCGAATACGAGACGCTCCAGCGCGACTTCGCCGCCCGCAGCCAGCCGCTGCGCGTCCGGCTCGTGGTCCTGTGCGAGCGGCTGCTGGCGCCGTAA